AATTTTCAATCCCTGATTATCTCGAAAATACGATTACCCGTCTTTTCCCCCAAAAAATAAAATTGGTTTTTCTGAACTGGTATCTCCCAAGAATAAAATTTATTTGTAATAAATTTAATAAGGTTGCAAAAGAATATAACATCAAACCATTTAAAACAGATTGGGATGCGGTTTTTGGAGATGTAGCTTTAATAACGAATTTTTTAGAATTCATCAATATTTTCCCAAATCAACAACAATTCCCTTCTAAAAACTACATCGGTATCATTATTCTAGAAGAGTTATTTGCAGATACCTTCCCCGCACAACAAGTTAAACAGTTTAACATGGAGATAAAAAAACACCTTGAAAAACCTGGGAAATCAATTCTTCTTTCTATGGGTAGTAGCGGAGAAAAAACCTTCTTCCTTAGAATCTTACAAACTCTCAACAAAACACCCTACAATGTTATAGCAGTATATACAAACATTTTGAAAGAAAACGAACTCCCTAAGTTAAATAATAATATTTTAGCTAAGAAGTTTGTACCATCTATAAAAGAATTGCATAAGATGGTGGACTTGGCAATTATCCATGGTGGACAAGGTACAGTGTACACTGCAGCATATGCTGGAAAACCTATTATTGGATTTCCTATGTTTTTAGAACAACATTTGAACCTTGAAAAAATGGTTGGACATGGAGCAGGTCTTATATTGTCTAAAAAATATTTCAAAGAAAAAGATCTATTGAATGCAATTGAAAAGATTTTTAACAATTATGATACTTATTTACATAACGCGCAAGTATTATCCCAAAGGTTACCTAAGCCTAATGGCGATAAAAATGCTGCCCAACGCCTCATTGAAATCATCAAAAGTATAGAAGAAAAAAATAATATTAAAAAGTAAAAGACGAAGAACAATATGATAAAAAAAGATACAATACAAGATAAGAAACGCCAGTTTTTCATCTATGGATACTATGGTTACAAGAACACTGGTGACGACGCTATGCTTTACGCTCTATTAAATGAAATAAATAAACATTTCCCAAATGACGTTTTTGTTGTTTGTTCCGCAACGGAATCGATAGAGATACCACTAGAAATGAGAAAAAAAGTCAAAATTGTGAAACCAAAGATACCTACCTTCCTTTTTGAACTAAAACGTTCATCTTTTTTTATAGTTGGAGGTGGAACTTTTATTTTTGATTATTCAAAAAGTAAATTAATAAATATTTCGAACTTATTAATTTATTATTTAGGGATTCTGCTCTTTGCTAAAATATGCTGTAAAAAAATAATTTTCTTATCTATAGGAGTAGGAGATGTTTCTACACGATTGGGACGATATATTAGAAAAAAAATATATAAAACTGCAGATTATATAACTGTTAGAGATAGCTCGTCATTACAACTGTTAAACGAAATGCACATTAAAAATAAAGTAAAATTATCATTTGATCTGGCGGCTTTTCTACCAACTTTTTCATCTAAAACAAAATTTCAACATTATGGAAAGATAATAGGCGTTTCCATCCTACCTTTTTACTTATTTTTTCGTGATAGTAATAAAAATGATATTATCAT
The sequence above is a segment of the Candidatus Thermoplasmatota archaeon genome. Coding sequences within it:
- a CDS encoding glycosyltransferase, with protein sequence MNKADNLDEKLLVGFFPLFFNLAETGRAILVARRYMELGGRAIFFSHGGRYEYLVKDLGCDIIRVNPLYTEESVRRFESIFRGEQKGRTPYTKTFLREAVKNEIAAFKKTGVKMIVSFANPQCSISTRALKIPHVVVTPGLGSFQFSIPDYLENTITRLFPQKIKLVFLNWYLPRIKFICNKFNKVAKEYNIKPFKTDWDAVFGDVALITNFLEFINIFPNQQQFPSKNYIGIIILEELFADTFPAQQVKQFNMEIKKHLEKPGKSILLSMGSSGEKTFFLRILQTLNKTPYNVIAVYTNILKENELPKLNNNILAKKFVPSIKELHKMVDLAIIHGGQGTVYTAAYAGKPIIGFPMFLEQHLNLEKMVGHGAGLILSKKYFKEKDLLNAIEKIFNNYDTYLHNAQVLSQRLPKPNGDKNAAQRLIEIIKSIEEKNNIKK
- a CDS encoding polysaccharide pyruvyl transferase family protein, producing the protein MIKKDTIQDKKRQFFIYGYYGYKNTGDDAMLYALLNEINKHFPNDVFVVCSATESIEIPLEMRKKVKIVKPKIPTFLFELKRSSFFIVGGGTFIFDYSKSKLINISNLLIYYLGILLFAKICCKKIIFLSIGVGDVSTRLGRYIRKKIYKTADYITVRDSSSLQLLNEMHIKNKVKLSFDLAAFLPTFSSKTKFQHYGKIIGVSILPFYLFFRDSNKNDIIMVDKIARSLEIWLGENTKNTVYLFPLQGKQERSSRNDEDITKLLYERLKHSGRVKLFSYHPDPRRIISEIEKCDAILGMRYHASLFACLTKKPLIMIDYSIKCTALAKDFQIPKNATISPNEILEGKLDSYIKNLLKNPEDFLSKTPAELLQKRNFLFDEEMLEALS